tgaaacataTATGGGACCCACTGTAAGTACCCGGGTGATAAGTATGTGTGGCCACGGTACGATCCACAgtacattcatagcatttaagggACACATAAgcgaaattaggcaatttcttcatttttcgtgtgtgttagcccattaatattttgattaactggctttcgatcaattttttcgCAAACTATATGTGACCCTTCGTAAATACCTGGGAGATTAATACGTGTAGTCTCGACATGATTTAcgatgcattaatattatttaggGGCCGTACAAGTGGAATAGAtagttttctcatttttcgtgtatgttagcccataaatattttggtgaactaactttcgatcaatttttctCCGCAACCTATATGGGACCCTTCATATGTACCCTGGGGATCATTACGTGTTTCCTCGGCACGATCCACAATgaattcatagcatttaggcgcacaagcgaaattaggcaattttttcatttttgatgcgtgttagcccatgaatatttaaGTGAACTGACAttgagtcaattttttttatagaatatACATGGAACCCTTCATATGTACATAGGGGATCACTTCCTGTAGCTCGGAATGGTTTACggcgcattcatagcatttagggctGCGCaagtggaattaggcgattttcttatttttcgtgtatgttagcccattaatattttggtcaaCTGACTTTTAGTCAAACTTTTTTTGAAACATATATGGGACCCTTTGTAAGTACTCGGcgatcagtacgtgtagcctcggcaTGATCTACGACCTATTTGTAGCATTTAGGGATCGCACAAGCGGagttaggcaattttctcatttttcgcgtgtgttagccataaatattttcttaaattagcTTTCGATcaaatttttttgaaacctATATGGGACCCTCTATAAGTACTAGGGCATCAGTACGTGTATTCTCGGTATTATCCACGGTGCATTCATAGAATCTTGGAAGCGCACAAGcaaaattaagcaattttctcatttatgTGAACTAGCTTtcgaacaatttttttttgaaatctatATGGGACCCTCTTTAATTACCCGAaggatcagtacgtgtagccttgGCACGATTCACGACGTATTCATAGAATTTAGGggtcgcacaagcggaattagatttttttttcattttcgtgtttgttagcctatAAATCTTTTGGTGGCTTTCGGTGAAACTTTTTTCAGAACCTATATGCGACCCTCTGTAATTACCCAGCGGATCACTACGTGTACCTCTCCACGATCTACggcatattcatagcatttaggggaaACGGAGGCGGGTTtagataattttctcatttttcgtgtgtgttagcttataAATACTTTGTGACATCGCTTttggataattatttttttgaaacctaTATAGGACTCTCTCTAAGTATCcaggggatcagtacgtgtagctCTGGCACGATTCACGacgtattcataacatttaggtgtcgtacaagcgaaattaggctattttctcatttttcgtgtgtgttagcccatgaatattctggtgaactgactttcgaTCAAAGTTTTTTCGGAACTTATATGGGACCCTTCGTAAGTACCCGAGGAATTAGTATATGTAGCCTTTGCACGATCTATGGcgcattcataacatttaggggcaATATAAGCGGAATTAGACGATTTACTCATTTGTCTTGTGTGTTagtcatgaatattttggtgaactgacttctagtaaaaaaaatttgaaaactaaataggaccctccgtaagtTCCCGAGGGATCAGTACGTGCAGTCTCTGAACGATCTAcagtgcattcatagcatttagggttACATAAGCAGATAtaggttattttctcatttttgtgtGAGTTAGCAATGAGTATTTTGGTGAATTGATttcagtttaattttttttgaaacctaaATGGGGCCCTCTCTAATTACCTTGATGATCAGTACGTGTATCTTCTACATTATTCACGGTGCATTAGTAGTATTTAGAGGCCACACAAgtgaaattagacgattttctcatttttcatatgtattagctcatgaatattttggtgaattggctTCTGGTCAAAAAAAATTCGAAACCTATATGAGACCCTCTGTAACTACCTAGGGGATCAACACGTGTAGCCTCGACACAATCacggtgcattcatagcatttagaagtcgcacaagcggaattagataattttattatttttcatgtgtgttagcccatgaatattttggtgaaccgACTTTGGTCATATTTTTTCTGAAACCTATATGGGACCCTTTGTAAGTACCTAGGGGATCAACACGTGTAGCCTCGACACAATCacggtgcattcatagcatttagaagtcgcacaagcggaattagccgattttcttattcttcatttgtgttagccatgaatattttgatgaactggCTTTCAGTTAATATTTTTACGAAACCTATACAAGACCCTTTGTAAGTACCCGAAAAATCAATACGTGTAGCCTCGGGGCAGCACTAgcggaattagacgattttctcatttttcgtatgtgttagcccatgaatattttgatgaactggCTTCTAGTCGATATTTTCCGAAAAATAAATGGACTTACACACACAAAATGTCGAGATAATTCTGTATTCTTATTTTGAGACCTATAAACTCCAAAAAAGCAATGTATCCCTTCAAATTTCAGAGCAAATGAAGTTTAACGATGATTATTTGGAAAATTCATGTCCTAATTCACTGTGAAAGCTTTGATAATCAAAGATTTACCATTCTAGGAGACCTTGAGTCGTGATGAAGTCAAGATCATTTGGGATGAACCATCCAAATTTCAAAGCAAATCGAGTTCAACGAcaatctttcaaaaaaaaattgttgatacacaccaaaaactttgataattcgcTGTTTAGAATCctgaaacttgaaaaaaataatcagcCATGGCGAAGTAGAGGACGTTTGAGATGGACCCTCCGAATTTTAGAGCCAACAGAGTTTGACGACAAATTTTCAAAACACATCTTCTAATACATGCTAAAAGTCCGATAATCATAATTTTGTATTTCTACACCCCAAAACATGAGAAACATAACTACACAAGTCAAGGCAAAACCTAGATCATTTGGGATGTACCCTCCAAATTTGATCAAGAGCAGAGCTAGCATGAAATCAGAAAGTTCGacagaaaattatactatttatacatgattaaaattattttttatgtatatataataggtGTCGAACCCCTTTCAACTAGTTCATGTGTTTActtcttcagattttgaacctcCTATGTGAAAATTCTGGCTTCGCCACTGAGTTTGATGACGAGTTTTTGAAAAATCTATGTGCGCACACACTGAAAACTCCGATAATCATGATTTCGTGTTTCAAAACCTCAAAgcacaaacaaaataaaaactgCGTCAATCATGGCAAAGCCGGGCTATTTGGGATGGACCCTTCAAATTTCAAGACAAATGGAGACCGACAATAGtttctcaaaaaaattcatatgtTATACACTGAAAGCTTTGATAATCTTCAAGAAGAATAAGCTTagaaaagaaatgaagaagatagtcagaaaacaaaaaggaaacaCACCTTTGAAAGCTGATCTTGACAGCACGAGAAGATCAACAATGGAGGATATTTATCAACcaaaggaggaggaggaggagaaatcCACTGTTGGGAGTCACAAGGGGAAACATTTTCAGAGAGGTGGAAGGGTTAAGGGAAAAAAGAAGCACCTTTGGGAATATCcgatttttgttgtttttgttgtggACTTGTTTGGAAGTCCACTgatttgatgaaataataaAGGACCTCGAGTTGAAATTTGATAATCATGAATTCATGTTTCAAGATCCCGAAACACAcacattataaaaaaaaaaaaaaaacttcagtCATGGCAAGGTCTAAAATGTCTAAGCATTAAGCATTACATGTGTTTAGGACGCACAGTCGTATGTTTGGGGCATAAAGCCTCACAAAATTAAGCCCCACAAAAGAACCTCGGGGCGATTTGCAGGTCTCCTTCCCCGAGCAAGCCCTGAACGAGTCCCAAAAAAGCCTTTTAAAACAAAGTGTTTACATGCACCATTCAATCgaaaagaaggagaaaacaTCAGAAATAAAAGAACTTTAAACATTGATTGATTTGCATTTTGCAACACCTTAACTATGTTACCTACCCCTAAACTACTTCTGGATTTGAATGGATAGTTAACAAAAGTGTTCTTGATATCAAAAGAGAGTTGAAAAGTGCCAATGACACAAAATAGTAAATTAGTATCATTTTGGTTTTACTAGCACAAAATTAGTATCCACATCCCCACATATAGACCTAGATCAGTTTTACACTTAAAAAGCAGAAGATATAATGGATCTTAGTTGTGATGACAAAAATTAAAACACTATACCATCCCATGGATGTCTAGCTCATACAACAATTGTTTTTTGAAGATGCAGAACATCAATCTTTGACAGTAGTCCTCAATATCCTCACATCATGGATTGGTCTGCATAGGTGTCAAATGGAACAAGAATTAGAGCTTTCATACTCAATAGTACGATTAAAGATGGGACTAATAAACGTTAAATGCACAAATGAGTTTTTCCTGCATTCAAACATACACAGAGAAGGACAAGTTTACCAGAACATTTTTTGCAAAGCTGTAGCATGACATTTGTTCTCATTCTAATGTAAACACAAATGTTACAGGGAAGCACAATACCTGTCAGTATTATCAGTCTGTACACTGCCAAGTCTCTTGACAATTTCCATTCCCCGACAAACTCTTCCAAAAATAGTATGTTTCCCTAAAGTCACATGACCAAAAAATCATCAGCTAACATTGCGCTTAAACAGTACATCATAAGAACAAACTACAAACAAAGAAGAGATCACAACTGTTACTAGCCATGTTTATGCTAATTGCGGATTATAGGGACACATCAACAGAGCTGGGGCAAGAGTATTAGATTCAGCATAACCAAGGTCTTAAGAATATTTTCTATCACTGTAAAAATGAGAGTGCCATCACAAGAATTGATCTTGGAATCATGTACCTAATATTTTAAGGCAGTCTTGATATGGTAGCTCATAAATTTTAAGACATAATCTAGGAAAGGAGAAAAGATTTCTTCCTCCAGCTTGCTTTGGTATGAATTCATCATCCTCAGTAGAAACCAAAAGAGATCGACAAGCATCTCATCATGGAAGAGATCGACAAGCATCTCATCATGGAAGAGTATCCTCACATACATGGATGACAGTCATCCATGCACTTAGCTCAGACATGTTGACATGGGGATTCATCTGAATTTTGAAACACCTTTTTCTCACCATTTAAATAGTTCCTTATCTAGCTTCATGTTCAATTAAAAGTTATAGTTCTACTGTTTGATATACAGGAACCAAAAATAAATTAGCACATGCACTACAGCCAGCTGATTCAACAACAAAAAGCCTATTCATACAAATTGATAGAAAACAACCTAGATATGTGTACTTACCATCAAGTGACTGTGCAGGTGCCAAGGTGATGAAGAATTGACTTCCATTTGTATTTGGTCCAGCATTAGCCATGGATATGATACCTGCTCCTGTATGCTTTAGCTGTGGGTTTATCTCGTCGTCAAACTTCTGGCTGCAAGGTTAACTAAAGAAGTCACTCAAAGGCCAAGTATGCAAAAAGACGATCTTGTTCTTCACAATGTCAGACAGACAAGTTTAAGTATGACTATAAATGATAATTAATAACAGTAATTGACACTACTATTAGATGCCCCAATTAACTCTTCACCATTAGTCCTTTGTAAATGATGTATCTTCTTCAAAGGCGCTGAAGATAACAAACTAGATGCAGAACGGCAACAGCTTAAGCATGTGGTAAAATATGTTACGGCTATTTGCAGAAACCTTGAACAGATAACTAGCCCTATAATTTACATTTATTTGACAATAGAAACGGTTTTATTATACATTTAACAGATGTATGTCAGCAGCAAAATAACTATGTATTTGGCATGCTACTTCAGCGCAAACTCTAGTCACGTGAGATCACCCATTCAGTTCATTTTGTTtctcctttttaaaattttaagaaacttaGAAAATTATATAACTACTTTTCACAATTGACAATTCATATGTAGAAACAttgatttataaaataaataaagatactCCAGGTTGTTAGTGCAACTGCCGGAATAATAACACtttaaggggtcatttggtaggatgcattaaaaaataatgcatgcattaactttgtgtattactaataccttgtttaaaacacatttttaaCCTATATATAACTATTGGAAGCATTAGTTATACACTATGGCAGAGGCGGATCTAGTAAGGCTGGTGAGGGTGCCACGGCACCCGCAAGCTTCGATCGAAAtcttatgtatatataggtATATATAGATAAGATATAGATAAATAATATAACTGCCACCCGGAGAAATAAAAGACACCAGGGTGCCAGTGGCGAAGGACGACACTTTCCTCCCTCCAGATGCGAGATCGAACCTTGCTGACagcattatttttaaattttaacttgCTGCATCAAATAGACAGCAACTCTCTGCTGGCAAGGTTTAAAAccttattttctctttctttttctttctaatttcagtaattaatttcaattaacATTTACTATtgacttatttaatttattaatctgacttttttttatttcttacgAGTTATTCATTTAACTTAAAGACACAAGTTCCCTTCTCTAttattagattttaaaaaaaaacattgttCTTGATATAAAAGCTATCACCTTATTATTGTTCATCTTTTGTCAATTGATTTCTCTCTAAAGGGGTTCGAAAAACAAAAATGTAGTGCTTGAGATTTGAACTTCAAACCTCAAGGTAAATTTTGAATTTCCCCTCAACTACTAAGTCAACCTCTAATCTTATGATCAAAAGGTTCaaatatctatctatctatctatatatatatataagaaaatttaaaaaaatatcttatatatGCTGTGTAACTTTTTGCCAAGGGTTTTCGGGTGAACCCCCTCGGTACCCTCTTATCCGCCCCACCCCTGGCACCCGGAAAGTCCAAATCATGGATCCGCCTCTGCACTCGTGGGTCGTTTGGTAgggtgtataaaaataatgttaaatagAGTTTGTTAGTAAAGCTTGCATTAGTAATGTTGTATTAGTAATGCCTGCATTAAATATGAGAGTTTGTTTCTTATTTatagtttggtttggtgtatTAAAATTAGCATGCATTGTTAATTTAAAGATAGTTATTTATAAAGATACCCTCcacaaatatggtggaaaagatgtaaaaaaaaacattgagggcaattgtgtctttaaccatgctaatgcatgcattaaaaccCCTTGCATTACTAATTTCATTGATTTCCATGTATTAGTAGTACACACCTCAATACACAGAGTGTATAACTAATGTTTatacataaatttaaaaagtgTACCAAACATGGTACTAATAATACACAaagctaatgcatgcattattttgcTAATGCATTCTACCAAACAACCCCTCAATTTGATATTATGTTGTGTATAGCTAATACATGGCATGGTATTAGCGATGCAAGGAGTTTTAATGGATGCATTAGCATGATTAAAGACACAATTGTCTCGCAAAACCTTTTCCAAGTCCTTTCCACCATTTTTGTGGAGGacatttttgtaaacaaataagttttttttggaaattatactatgaatattatttttaatacaccaaaccaaacaatgcatGAGAATAATCTCAGCATAACTGATGTTGAGTTGTTAACATGACTAAATACCAGCATTACTAATACACATCCTATTCAACAATATTCTTATACATCCTACCAAACAATCCCTAAGAGAAAGAAGCTATGGCTTAGTGGTATTATCCTTTGCAAGAAGTGACTTCATGGTTAAGGAAAATTCCATTAGAACAAAACCTTGATCAAGGAAAAGAGAGCACTAACATGTAATCTAATCCCATTGATGAAACATCAATTGTTTCGGAGATGACACATATTGCAATTATGTACTTAGTGGCTTATCAAATGTTGAAGTTGTCAATGCCTCGGAgaacaactatcacttattgcATTATCACTTAAACGAATTTGTTGAACAACTATTCACCGTTTCTTTTGAATTTAATGAGTGAAATtgttttggtgaaatatgttttgttcagTTATTTCGGCATGATTTGAAGAATTAATTACCATGTTTGATTTGTAAAATGCCATGATTGGTTGTGCCACCATATGTGAATAAATAGCCTATCAGAGATCAAGTTTCATGTGGATCGAACAAAAAATCTTCCTATGTGTAACCAATTAGTGGTGAATTGGATTGATTAATAAGATAAATTCATATCCCCTTCGTTCCTCTAAGATATTTAAACATGGTGCTTAAAAAATTCTAGTGAATTTCTAGAGAACTAAAACTTGCTAATGAATTTCAAGGCAAAGCTATATTTGATCGAGTTTTAATCCTCTTCCCTTCTATATTTTATCATTCATCTAAAGAACAATTGTACACTCACATTAAGGAATGCTCAGCAACCAAGTAAAAGAAGCCAATGTACTTTAAATAACCCTGGCTATTATAGGCATTATATATCTTGATTTTTTGATGGGCTTATTTCCAAATAATTCAAATGAAGCATCGCATAAAGTGCAATGTTTGGGAAATTTGATTACAAATCCAAGCATAATCTATCAATACATTATAGTTCTACTTTCTATCAAcacttgattatttttttttgaaattggtaaCGTTTCTATCAACGCATGAATTGTCCTTTATCATTCACCAATCATTTCTTTCTGTAATCCTCGACACATGGTGGTTCAAGATATTCGTCTTAGTGCACTATTTCGACAACCTCACAGGCAAAAACGTAGTCAACATCTTTCTGATCCCATCTTTTTCTTACAGATACAACTATTTGAGATCTCTTCATTTTCATCTAGATGAACATATCATAACGAGGTTCAATGAATTATTATATCTTGGGCCTCTCGACGCACGCCTACCTTCACATTATGTTTATCTTGATAAGTAACTCTAAtccttttttgaaattttttaacttTGGAATTGATTGGTCTACCATGATTTAGGCGTATTAAAGTGTGGCTTGAATTTATTTGCACTAACAACTTGTCCTATCGAAACATCAACTCGGATTGAAACACTTGCATATAAATATAAGATCTATAGTCTATTTGGCCAAACtaccaaaatcaacttattttgaaAAGTATTTTATACTAGAAATGCTAATCGAAAAAAATACTTGTAAAGTATCAGCTTATGTGAATGTTTGGCTAATAAACTTTAAAAGCACATTTACAAATATTAGAGAGAATTTGTGCTTGCCCAAGGTTTCAGAAAGTGCTTCCGAGCAAAGcttcttttttcctcttctGAGAAAAATTCTGGCTActattcaaacacttattttttctaaaaaacttGATCAAACACCTCAACTTTCTAAAATAaacaattttttcataaaaataagcATTTTTGACTTCTCTAGAAATGGGCCATATTAGTAATTCAGGTAGGGTGCGGAAGCATTAGGTAGTTGATTAGGGAATAAGTTATCTTTCTATTTCACATTGATTTTGTTTGAATATTGTACACCCATGATAGGATGATCCATAACTTACCAAGTTCACGAATAATTGGAGTTATAAATCCATTTGTAACTCTCTTAATAAGAGAGAAGAGTTATGGATTTTTTAATAAAGTGAAAGTTAATGATAGCATAAAATAACATTATTCTTCTATTAAAAGGAATCACTTGAAGTCATTACAATCTTCAAATGTGAAAAATTTACAAGATTCCACAACTGATCTTGGTGAATTATGATG
This DNA window, taken from Solanum dulcamara chromosome 3, daSolDulc1.2, whole genome shotgun sequence, encodes the following:
- the LOC129882176 gene encoding peptidyl-prolyl cis-trans isomerase CYP18-2, producing MWPSAEGGPPEVTLETSMGSLTLEMYYKQAPRTCRNFIELARRGYYDNVKFHRIIKDFIVQGGDPTGTGRGGESIYGQKFDDEINPQLKHTGAGIISMANAGPNTNGSQFFITLAPAQSLDGKHTIFGRVCRGMEIVKRLGSVQTDNTDRPIHDVRILRTTVKD